TAACACTCAATTGCAAAAGGACAATGACTGCACTGAGAAGATGGTTTGGCTGGAAACAACCTATCACGGGCATCCGGCTCCAGATCAAAACGTTGTACGGTTGCCAATTGGTTTTCCAATCGACAAACCATACACCAGATTCGTTTTCGACAACCAGATCAATGTAGCCTGTGAGCGTCAAGTACAATTGAACAATTTTCGCTAAATAACCTGAATCCGTGAGGATTCATCTATTAATCCCTCACCTGCTTTGGTACAATGGGAATAAGTATAATCAGACTCTCCCACCTGGCAGGTGAAAAGGATGCGGTTTATTATTAAAGCCTCTCATGAACGATTAACAGCCCATAGTGGATTGGGATTAATTGGATTGCTCTTGGAAAAAACAGACTTACGCCCCAAGTTGAACCAACTCAAGATCCCAGGATTGAAGTATCCCTTACTGTCCCACAGTGACATTGTTTATGCCATGATCGGATTGCTGGCTCAGGGGAAAAGCGATTTTGAACATATCGAAGCCTTTCGTGAGGATGACTTCTTCCAATATGNCCGGACCTATAAAGGCTGTGATGGCTATGCCCCCTTATTGGCCTATATTGGCCGGGAAGGGTACGGGTTGTATGCCGAGTTGCGCGAAGGGCGCACCCATGTCCAAAAAGAGGTGGACCAAAAACTGCGGGAGATGATGCCCCGGGCCAAAAGCATGACAGAGAAACCCTTGTTGTTACGGATGGATGCCGGCAACGATGCCCTGAACAACCTGGCCGTTTGTCAGGAAGAAGGGGTGCATTTTATCATTAAACGCAACCTGCGCC
This sequence is a window from Caldalkalibacillus thermarum. Protein-coding genes within it:
- a CDS encoding transposase — protein: MIGLLAQGKSDFEHIEAFREDDFFQYXRTYKGCDGYAPLLAYIGREGYGLYAELREGRTHVQKEVDQKLREMMPRAKSMTEKPLLLRMDAGNDALNNLAVCQEEGVHFIIKRNLR